The genomic segment ATGCTCCACTATAACGCGCATGAATCATTTTCCCTAAATAAGTTGACACAATGATCAAAATTGGCAAAGGCAAAATAGATACCAGTGTCAGTTTCCAGTCAATGAAAAAGAACATTGAAAAGAGCGTTACACCACCTAAGGATAAAGCATCTGTTAAAGTCAGTACACCATCTGCTGCAACAAACCGAATAGCAGCCAAGTCATTTGTTGCATGAGCCATCAAATCTCCTGTACGATATTTATGATAGAACTCGGAGTCCATTCGTGTAAAAAATGAGAATAACCGATTGCGCAAAATGGATTCGATCAATGTCGAGTTTCCAAACAAAGCCATTCTCCATCCGTACCGCAATGCGTACATGACAAGGGAAAACAAGAGAATCAACCCCACCCAAAAAAGCAAGATCTTCCAACTCAATGTTCCAGCTATAAAATGATCGATAATCGTTCCAATGATCTTTGGATTCAAAACCTGTAAAATAGCACAAATAATTAAAGCAGCTACACCAAAAGAGTAACTTTTCCAGCGCAGTTTGAAAAACCAGCCGTATTTTTTAAAAGTAGTAAACATTATTTCGTTCCTTTCCTTTTCGTGTTTGGTCATAAAAAGAACAAATAGAATAGAAAACTTCTATTTGTCTTCAATAATCATTTTTTTGAATCTATCATCTTGAGATAACTTTGGTAGTTTTTATTCCCACCGGATAAGTTATAAACGTCTTTAAATCCATAGTTGAGCAACACATTTTGAGCAGCATTTCCCGTGACCCCTTTATTGCAATAAGTGACCGTCACAAGAGATTCATCTAATTCTTTGCTTCTTTCTCTTAATTCAGCTAAAGGAATGTGGAAAGCTCCTTCAATATGTTCTTTTTCAAAATCTTTTTTTGAACGTGTGTCAATAATTTGCAAAACTTCTCCATTCAATTGACGACTCACCAAATCAGCTGGCGTTAACAATGGGTTTCGTTTCAATGCATTATCCAGTGCCATTCCAGTATAGAGGACAGGGTCTTTCGTTGTAGCAAATGGCGGTGCATAAGCCAGATCAAGATGAAAGAGATCTTCTGCTTTGGCTTTAAACGTAATCGCCGTGGCAATCACATCAATTCGCTTATCGACTCCATTTTGGCCGATTGCTTGTGCTCCTAAAATACGTCCAGTATGTTTATCAACCAACGATTTGATCGTCAATTCTTTTCCACCTAGATATTCAGCATGATCCGGTTTGATACTGTATAAAACTTCAACTTCATAACCGGCAATTTTGGCCTCTTTTTCTGTTAAACCTGTTTGGCCAACATGCAAATCAAAAATTCTGAAGATTCCTGTTCCTAGTACACCTCTATGTTCCAGATTTCCGCCAGTCATCACATCTCCAGCAATTCGACCCATTTTATTAGCCGTTGAACCTAATGGACGATAAATCGGTTTTCCAGTAATAACTGAAAAGCTTTCTGCAACATCTCCAACAGCATATACATTTGAAAGATTCGTTTGCATTTTTTTATTTACAGCAATCGCTCCTGATGTCCCAATTTCCACGCCAATTTTCTTAGCTAGTTCAGTATTTGGGCGTACACCTGCAGATAAGATGACAATATCAGGTTCAATCGTAACGTCATTTGTCGTGATAACTCTCTCTACTGAAGTTTCTCCTTCAATCGTTTTTACAGTATCACTCAGGATAAGATGGACTCCTTTTTCACGCAACTGCTCCTCCACTCGAAAAGCCATATCTGCATCCATCGGCGGCATGATTTGATCTTCTAGTTGAACGATTGTTACCTCTAATCCTTTATTCACGAGTTGTTCTGTCATCTCTAAACCAATAAATCCGGCACCAATAATTAACGCTTTTTTAGGCTGCGCAACTGTAAAGTTTCCAATATCTCGAGCATCTTGAATCGTGCGAACTTGGAATACATTGTCATAGTATTTTTGGTTGAATGGAGGCGGAGTAAAAGGAGAAGCCCCAGTTGCAAAGACTAAAACATCATAGTCGTTTGCTTTCTTTTCTCCAGAAACAAGATCTGTAACTTCTATTTGTTTAGCAGCTGCATCGATCTTTGTTACTTTATGTTCTGTAAAGACAGAAACATTGTATCTTTTTTTAAACCATTCTGCATTTCTAGGCGTTAAGTCACTCAAGTTTTCGACTTCTCCACCAATTTGGTAAGGAATGCCACATACGGAATAAGAAATATCTTTTCCCTGATCGTAAACGACGATTTCAGCTTCCTCAGTATTCCGTCTAGCTTTAGCTGCTACAGATGTACCAGCAGCAACTGATCCAATCACAATAATTTTCATCTTACTCTTCTCCTTTTTTTGCTTCTTCCAAAATGAGATCTGCAGTTGACGAAGTTAGGTGAATAGTATCGGTGATCAATTGATTCATACGCTCTTCATTTAAAGAATAATGATGCCATGTTCCAATTTTTTCGACTGTTACCAAATCTGCAGTTAAAAGTACTTTTATATGATGAGATAATGTTGGTTGGGTAAAATCAAACTGCTCTAAAATATCGCAAGCACATAGTCTTCCGCAAGAAAGCATATCTATTATTTGTACGCGCTTAGGATCAGATAAAGCTTTCATTACTTTTGCATAAGAGTCGTAATCCACACCTAAACCTCCCTGTCCCTTATTCTATTCCTTTACTAATATAGATGATTTTCTATCTATGTGCAACTTTAACTAAATTAGCACTTAGTAAAAGCAAAAGATCCCCTCATAGAAAATACTGCATAGCTTCATTCAATAAAAGAATACACAGTCTCTTTTCATACAAAAAAACTAGCCTATATCAGATGATTTCTGATATAGGCTAGTTTTTTTGCTTTCATTCTTATCTAATTGTATTTAAAGCTTTAGTCCATAACAACAAGTCATCAAACATGCCTTGTGCATTTACTTTATTGTACTCATTTGGTTTGAAAACACTCATGTTTTCAAAGTCCGTCATTAATGAGAAGTTTGTTGTTGTGTGCACTGATGCTACACTCAATTCTCCTAAGATCACACGCATATTTTCGTGAGCACGTGCTCCGCCTAAACTGCCGTATCCAACTAATGCGGCTGCTTTATTCGCTACTTCTACTTTTAAGAAGTCGGTCGCATTTTTCAATGCTCCCCCTACTGCATGGTTGTATTCTGGAGTGATAAACACATATCCGTCAAATGAAGCCATTTTTTCAGACCATGCTTGA from the Carnobacterium inhibens subsp. inhibens DSM 13024 genome contains:
- a CDS encoding FAD-dependent oxidoreductase, producing MKIIVIGSVAAGTSVAAKARRNTEEAEIVVYDQGKDISYSVCGIPYQIGGEVENLSDLTPRNAEWFKKRYNVSVFTEHKVTKIDAAAKQIEVTDLVSGEKKANDYDVLVFATGASPFTPPPFNQKYYDNVFQVRTIQDARDIGNFTVAQPKKALIIGAGFIGLEMTEQLVNKGLEVTIVQLEDQIMPPMDADMAFRVEEQLREKGVHLILSDTVKTIEGETSVERVITTNDVTIEPDIVILSAGVRPNTELAKKIGVEIGTSGAIAVNKKMQTNLSNVYAVGDVAESFSVITGKPIYRPLGSTANKMGRIAGDVMTGGNLEHRGVLGTGIFRIFDLHVGQTGLTEKEAKIAGYEVEVLYSIKPDHAEYLGGKELTIKSLVDKHTGRILGAQAIGQNGVDKRIDVIATAITFKAKAEDLFHLDLAYAPPFATTKDPVLYTGMALDNALKRNPLLTPADLVSRQLNGEVLQIIDTRSKKDFEKEHIEGAFHIPLAELRERSKELDESLVTVTYCNKGVTGNAAQNVLLNYGFKDVYNLSGGNKNYQSYLKMIDSKK
- a CDS encoding ArsR/SmtB family transcription factor, with protein sequence MDYDSYAKVMKALSDPKRVQIIDMLSCGRLCACDILEQFDFTQPTLSHHIKVLLTADLVTVEKIGTWHHYSLNEERMNQLITDTIHLTSSTADLILEEAKKGEE
- a CDS encoding NADPH-dependent FMN reductase, encoding MANKSVFTRMSEALFGKTEQTTREEKGTNNMKIGIISGSVREGRNSAAVTEWIHEFAVNRNDEGVEYEMVALADYDLPLLGAKLSEERQATAGAAIQAWSEKMASFDGYVFITPEYNHAVGGALKNATDFLKVEVANKAAALVGYGSLGGARAHENMRVILGELSVASVHTTTNFSLMTDFENMSVFKPNEYNKVNAQGMFDDLLLWTKALNTIR